In Lacerta agilis isolate rLacAgi1 chromosome 8, rLacAgi1.pri, whole genome shotgun sequence, one genomic interval encodes:
- the MTF1 gene encoding metal regulatory transcription factor 1, whose amino-acid sequence MGENSPENVIYYKVEEDDLAQDDKLLWFVDKNGLVPSSSRTVYDRTTVLIEQDRGPLEDEEDEGQCGDHLPFLPDGHEDRFPLIADHEGMSQGYVQHIISPDQIHLTINPGSTPMPRNIEGATLTLQSECPETKLKEVKRYQCTFEGCPRTYSTAGNLRTHQKTHRGEYTFVCNQEGCGKAFLTSYSLKIHVRVHTKEKPFECDVQGCEKAFNTLYRLKAHQRLHTGKTFNCESEGCSKYFTTLSDLRKHIRTHTGEKPFRCDHDGCGKAFAASHHLKTHVRTHTGERPFFCPSNGCEKTFSTQYSLKSHMKGHEKGPSYAMLSNNSISEDTNHSLCLSDLSLMSTDSELRDNSNPMHGQDLSTISPASIFESMFQSPEPPVNQEDSQHTDALVKDFGGDADPAPATQPPLGEAAPLSLPLVLQLGISEPSPPALLPASTGTQQAAYGTPSAVLQSPEVPAPNSTLFAPNPQDFLQHIQAPPQPVGNPPVPAAAPSVAEVLPSGVQTVPIGGNSVLAGSPTITITPSQSAAILQSSIVMGEQNLQWILNGASRTSQNQEQMPQAPVLEKVFFTTALPVAGNAGSSVQQIGLSVPVIIIKQEEACQCQCACRDSAKDKASSKKQNCSSQDSKASGEPPAAAPGPLPQPFPINLAASTSSAAAAVAATTLSSTLPPCEQSTLAGNPSDSQNHSLSAMDVSDFLSLRSPEASASASASSPLIPIEALLQGEEELALGGVRGGSFLK is encoded by the exons ATGGGGGAAAACAGTCCTGAGAATGTCATCTATTACAAAGTGGAGGAAGATGACTTGGCCCAGGATGATAAACTGTTGTGGTTTGTGGACAAGAATGGCCTTGTCCCATCCTCATCCAGGACTGTGTATGACAGAACAACAGTCCTCATTGAACAAGACCGGGGGCCATTGGAGGACGAggaggatgaagggcagtgtggGGATCACTTGCCTTTTTTACCTGATGGTCATGAGGACAGGTTTCCTTTGATAGCTGACCATGAAGGAATGTCCCAGGGTTATGTTCAGCACATTATTTCTCCGGACCAGATTCATCTGACGATCAATCCTGGCTCAACTCCTATGCCACGAAACATTGAAGGAGCCACCCTTACTTTGCAGTCAGAGTGTCCTGAGACAAAACTGAAAGAA GTGAAACGTTACCAGTGCACGTTTGAGGGCTGCCCTCGTACCTACAGCACCGCAGGTAACCTGCGCACCCACCAGAAGACACACCGCGGGGAGTACACCTTTGTGTGCAACCAAGAGGGGTGTGGAAAGGCCTTCCTAACATCCTATAGTCTCAAAATCCATGTTCGAGTCCACACCAAGGAGAAACCTTTTGAGTGTGATGTCCAGGGTTGTGAAAAAGCCTTCAATACACTGTACAG GTTAAAAGCCCACCAAAGGCTTCACACGGGAAAAACATTTAACTGTGAATCAGAGGGTTGCAGCAAGTACTTCACCACACTCAGTGACCTGCGGAAACACATTCGGACCCACACCGGAGAGAAGCCATTCAG GTGTGATCATGATGGCTGTGGAAAAGCCTTTGCTGCAAGCCACCACCTGAAGACGCATGTCAGGACCCACACCG GTGAAAGACCTTTCTTCTGTCCCAGTAATGGCTGCGAGAAGACTTTCAGCACACAATATAGCCTCAAGAGTCACATGAAGGGACACGAGAAGGGGCCCTCCTATGCTATGCTGTCCAACAACAGCATCTCTGAG GATACAAACCACTCACTCTGTCTCAGTGACTTGAGCCTCATGTCCACAGATTCAGAACTGCGGGATAATTCAAATCCA ATGCATGGACAAGACCTGAGTACAATCTCACCAGCAAGCATTTTTGAGTCCATGTTCCAGAGTCCGGAGCCTCCTGTAAATCAGGAAGACTCTCAGCACACAG ACGCCTTGGTTAAAGATTTTGGTGGTGATGCAGACCCAGCCCCTGCCACCCAGCCACCCCTCGGAGAAGCTGCTCCTTTGTCTCTGCCACTTGTTCTTCAGCTTGGCATCTCTGAGCCTTCCCCCCCAGCACTGCTTCCTGCCTCCACTGGCACTCAGCAAGCAGCCTATGGAACCCCTTCCGCTGTCCTCCAGTCTCCAGAAGTGCCTGCTCCTAATAGCACACTCTTTGCACCCAACCCCCAGGACTTCCTACAGCACATTCAGGCACCTCCGCAGCCTGTTGGGAATCCCCCCGTCCCAGCAGCAGCACCGAGTGTTGCTGAGGTCCTCCCCAGTGGGGTTCAGACTGTGCCTATTGGAGGGAACTCTGTGCTGGCTGGCAGCCCAACCATCACCATCACCCCATCACAAAGTGCAGCCATTCTGCAGTCCAGCATTGTCATGGGAGAGCAAAATCTCCAGTGGATTTTGAATGGTGCCAGCAGGACCTCCCAGAACCAAGAACAAATG CCACAGGCTCCAGTGCTGGAGAAGGTCTTCTTTACCACTGCCCTTCCTGTTGCTGGTAATGCAG GGAGCTCTGTGCAGCAGATTGGCCTGAGTGTGCCCGTGATCATCATCAAGCAGGAGGAAGCCTGTCAGTGCCAGTGTGCCTGCCGGGACTCAGCCAAGGACAAAGCCAGCAGCAAGAAGCAGAATTGCTCCTCACAGGACTCCAAGGCATCAGGGGAGCCTCCTGCGGCAGCACCAGGGCCTCTGCCTCAACCCTTTCCCATCAACTTGGCTGCCAGcacctcctctgctgctgctgctgttgccgccacCACCCTCTCTTCCACGTTGCCTCCTTGCGAGCAAAGCACTCTGGCAGGGAACCCCTCAGACTCACAGAACCACTCCCTAAGTGCCATGGATGTCTCGGACTTCCTCTCTCTCCGGAGCCCCGAGGCTTCTGCCTccgcctctgcctcctccccactgATTCCAATTGAAGCCCTGCTACAAGGGGAGGAGGAGCTTGCCCTGGGCGGAGTTCGTGGTGGCAGCTTCCTCAAGTGA